Genomic window (Cyprinus carpio isolate SPL01 chromosome B7, ASM1834038v1, whole genome shotgun sequence):
ATTTTTTTCCTCATCTGAGCTCATTACGCTATCGCAGCCACAGGAAGCATGACCAAGACCATTCCCAAAGGAGGACCGGGGGAAAagaaggagaaaaacagaaagagaaaggaaaaaaggcaGTGAGGCAAGAAGctagagggagagaaagaaagctATTAATGAGAatagaaaaagacagagagaaggaaGGTCAACAATCTTCCAACCGATCCTTTAAGAGTGAAAAACGTCAATGAGGTTTGAGACCAGTTAGTTTCAGTCAGGAAAACCGCTTTCAAGACTGACTGCAGTATTAACACATCGTTTAACTGCTGTTTGAAAACAGGGATGTACGTTCACATCTGTTTTCATATTTGTTCAGTTTTTGAAAGAACCTCAAGGGAGTGATTCATGTGCAGCTGAACTCTAAAAGATTCACCCTTGTAATGTTTGGTTTAATCAATGAAAATACTCTCTAAACATTGTAACTGTTTCAGTCCTTTTACATTTGAGGTCTGGCATTTTTTTGATGTTCCAGCTCTTTCAAGGATAAAAGAGATGAAAATCTCTTTCAGATATTGCACTGTACTTTGAAGATTCACTGAAAGTTCTCCAAAATGTGGAGAAATGACCTTTCTAATAAACATAACATTCTGGGAGAAAAGTGAAGCACAGGATGCACACGGTCAAATAATATGGCTGTATAGAACATCATGAACACAACAGACCTAATGGCTTTCCATACCATTACGGATCACCCACCATGTTTAACAGCTGTCTTTATTCAAACTTGAACCATCTGGATGCAGACCAATACTTGGTAGGTTACAGGTTATGCTTCACCGCATGTTGGCTTTGAATGATAATAGTCTCCACAAATCAGCCCAACAGTGTTAAAACTTAAGGCAGATTTTGTAGAGACTTGGTCAGAGAGGTGCAGATTCAGTTTGcactcatttttatatattatggtaTTTAGCAGCTGTCCTCTGATGCGGTGGCATGCCAGAACATTGTCAGACCTTTGACTAATGTTCTGGCAAAGTCAAGAACAAAATGTCTTCTGGGAAGGTTAATCCAATGTTCATTTAGAGTTatcttgtctttaataatgttcttggAATTTTAGCACAAagatattattataaatcattcatggaatttttttatttttgaaacagttttttttttttttatttatgtgcttCTTGTTTAgaaacattcagaaaacattcaaagtAAAGtatcagaaataatatttttcatatattaatggAAATGTTAGCAAAACATCTGAATGTTCTCTCTTAGAACACAAAAGGGgtttttatcaaaatgttaaagctgttcttttccatacagtgagaATGGATTATGATCACGTGATCATGTTGCAATTTTTCCTTGGTTCATGAACCCAAATATtagttttctttgtctttatctttGTCACCTCCTTTTGCTGGCCAGGTAAGCCAGGACTggtgcttcttcttcttcaaaaataaataaaaattaattaattaataataataaaataaataaataaattgcaagacACTCCTACTGTAAAGTATCCTCAGCCATGATTTTGAGCCAGAGCAGCTCGTCTATATTTGGCATCTGACACTTTAAAAGTAttgtaggcattttttttttatatcacacaaaaatactaaatactaaaataacccatATGATAACTGTTTCTGTGACAGTcttaaaaacagcaacaataataataaatccttGTTTCATATCAGAAATGCTCTCTATCAACCACTGTGTGCATTCAGGCTTTATTTCTTGTCCTTTTTATGGCATTTAGAGAGGGTGTGGGGaaaagtattttgttattttgaccaattcacttttattttgttaataaataatttgtttgtcTTTATGCAGTAACTTCTTTGCTTTGCAGGCCTTATCTGCTCTTTGATAAAAACTTAACCTTACTGACATTTACAGACAGATTTTTAATTGTGATCTATGATCTAACTGtgattctaattttttttttctcagtagtcCAGCTACTGTGCAACTGCCCATATGctaacaaatatatacaaatacttgTACATATTCTTTGATTtctcatttaaatacataatattattaatgtgtgttatgcacatttagcctatattaacacatgcacacacataaagaACAGAACTGGATCACTGGGCAGTGTTTTAGAGCTGTCTCCTGGTTACTACAACAGCAAATCATTGAACTCCATCTGTTTTTCTTCTAGACTATATGTGGCATTAAAGTATTACATAAGCCTCATCATAACCAGTCAAATAACAATCTAAGTCTGGAATGATTTAGACAGTTTCCATTCCTTATTaatctatgataaaaaaaaaatagttatgtgGGTTTTATTTGCTTTTCTGGAAGTCATTTTAATCTATAAATAGTCAGAATCAAAATAACATTAGTTCTAAATAGCACGATTTGATCTGCAGCTTCTCCAGTTTGTCACCAGAGGTCATACTTTCCACAATATTATTAATCATTGTCATCACGACTGGCTGACGTTACCTTAGAGCAGGGTTATTCagatcttaccctcgagggccagtgcactgcagagtttagctccaaccctgatcaaacacacctgagcatgctaaaaAGTGTCttcgggatcattagaaaatcacaggtagatgagtttgatcagggttggagctaaactctgcagtgcactggccctcgagggtaagatttgaataaccctgcctTAGAGTGTATCAAtacttgtttatttacttatcttATAACTTTGAACATATTCAGAATTCAAGCACTCAGTGTgtgctttttgttaattttctcTAATTTTTTAATGCACTACATTTCTAGTACTTTGTGTAGCCCAAGTAAACAATGCTCAAGGACGCTCATCTGTCTGAATGACTGATGACGGAAGATTTGGATGGCAGCGAGGGAATGTTGTGAGGCACTAATATCTGCCACAGCAATCTTTCCATATTCATTACGTTTGAATTGTGAGTGACACATTTCTCTGTGCCTCTCCCCCAGTGAAATGTCCTCTAGGGATGACCGCAGTGAGGGCAGGTCGAGTCTCGAGGGGGAATTATGAGAATTATGAATTAGAAAATCTACCATGAGCTTTGACTGAGCACATGAAACATGGAGATATGGCATATGGAAAGTTTCTTGACAaaacattctgattggtcagtgatTTAATTTTGGTCACTCAATGCATAAGAAAGCAATTATCTGGCAAAGGAAAGTATTTGTGTAGGACTGCAGGGAGGAAAGAGAGAGGGTGGTGGGACAGATGGAGCAGATTATGAAAGTGAACCGCAAACATTTGTCAATTTTGTCCCTGAAACTTAGCTAGCTTTACCAGAATTAggtgtttgagagaaaaaaaatgaaaacagaggcCAGGTACAACACCAAAATAATATCTGTCAGCTACACAACTGGGAACTTTATTGGATTCTGTTGCCCCCTACAGTAAGTGCTGGTGCAGTTCTTATTCTTGCTATTCTTGCTATTtctatgctatttttttaaaacaagtattCATTATGTCAACACTTAAATGAtaatatgtttgtattttgtttgtatagCATCAGTTTAGCATCAGTTACCAGCAGCTGTCATTTTTGAAGAACATACACAACACTATAATGTGTTCATTACACGGACTGAAAATTGGATTTATATAATCTTCAGGTCATTCAGTGAGGTCAGCAGTGGCATGGTACACAGCACAAGAGAAGATTATAACTGTAACTCAGTTCTGGATAGGCTGTGATCGAACTTGCTGCTcatatttggatttattttacaaaatatttgcaaataataagaaataattgcTTTTTGCATATGGTCACAGCTTTTCCATGGACAGGATTTGCGCAGATGAAGACACCAAGTTATAGAAATGAACAATCAGGTATTACTTTGGCAGTTACAATCAAAAACAATGGTTAAACAGTTAGTTAATTAAATGGTGTCATTAATTGTTAATGCTAGACTGcagttttaaaaattgaaaacagtAATTCTATGTAGTCAAAACAAAGTCAATAAGTTTAAAAAGTGTTGCAATTGTTGATTACTGCTGCTGGCAGGTTACATTCAAACTAATGGAATTACTTATGTtacttaattaattacttaattacttatttttaacttttggctgtgatgatcacaaaaaaaaacctcaagcAGCAGAGCTTTACTTGGATAATCAACATTTAAAGTCCCTTAAGTTTCATATTGTCATATTGATAGCCAGTATAGTGAAGAATATACATGGTTGTTTTGCAGATTGATCTGTTTTGGGGTTAACAAAACAATAgcctaaatgtattaaatgttttcgTTTGATAAAGCTGAAGTGAGTAGCCTAAGCATTATGCTGTACTCTTAACAGGATTTCAGCAATCCTCTCACTCCCAATCTTACACCATTAATAACCAGCACAAATGTATAGATTAAATCCTTCttgatttctgtatttttgctgtTCTGAAAGCATTTTTACAGCATAACATGCTAAATATGAACTGATAATCATTTTAACAAACAGATCTATCAGTTCTATCAGTTTACATATGTTCATTTTTTCGTAGTTTGCTGTGGCTGGTGACCTGATTGACATTAAGGGCATCtctcatgtgacagtgaagaagCTCCACTGTGTGCCAACCCACCAGCTGTGTGGCTGACCTGTTACCCTGCAATGCAACGGCCATCCAGTGCCTTTCACAGCTTACGTCCAGCACGGGCCACCAGAGGACTCCAGATCCCTGACCAAAGCACTCATAAATATACCTATTTGTGTCTCTGGCCACTGTTGTCTACTGTAAGCTTCCTGTGCCTTTTCCCTGCCACCTTTGCTGCCACCGTTAGGGTTGGGGTGGTGGGTCCTTGGTCATGTGACCCTCTCTTTACTAAAGCTCAGCCTGGCGTGGCTGCACAGTTAGCTGTGGATCACATTAACAGGGACCCTTACCTCTCTCAAGGCATCACGTTTGATTATGTCATCCTGGAGGAGGACTGTGAGACGTCCCAGGCTTTTGCCCGTTTCCTTGGTTTCTACACACGGGCGTCTGGGTTTATTGGTCCAGTGAACCCAggttactgtgaagctgcttctCTGCTAGGAAAGAGTTGGAATAAGGCGGTGTTTTCCTGGTCTTGTATTGGACATGAGTTGGATGACGCCCGTAGTCACCCTACGTTTGCCCGCACCATGCCCCTACCCTCCCTCGTCCTTCTGCGCTTCATGCACCACTTTCGCTGGGCACATGTGGGCATCATTACATCAGCAGAGGATGCCTGGTTTGAGGCGGGTTTAAAGCTGGCCAGTGCCCTGAGGAGTCATGGGATGCCTGTTAGCATTGTGGCATCTGTTCGTAATGACCACACCAGTGTGCGTAAGACCCTGGCCAGAGTCAAGAAAGTGGCAGATCTCCGCTGTGAGTTTGAATGATATGTGATAAGTGATCTGctcacattttaaactgtaacttTTACTATTGCAACATATTAGTTCCATGTTATTCCATAATTTACACTCCAAACGAGTTTACTACAGtactttgttttaatactgatactttttcagtatttatacactactggtcaaaagtttgagtttgggaagatattttgaaagaaaccttgtatgctcaccaaggctgcattttatcataaatacaggaacaactgtaatattgtaatattaacattgtattgtaattgtatttaaaatgaataattagtgTTAGtataaatttagtaatttattcctgtgatggcaaagctgaatgttcagcagccattgctccagtcttaagtttcacataattcttcaggaatcgttctaatatgctgatgttcAGGATCCTTTAATGAAtcaaaagttcaaaggaacaacgtaaatttttaatagaaatttaatgcatctttgctgaatcaaagtattatttcttaaaacaaaataatactgaCTTAAACTTTAAACCAactttaaacaattaattaattaatttatcaaatacAGTTGAATAcaaaacttttcattaaaaattatattactagCAATTATGTCAGCAGTTTGGCAGAAAAAAAGCTCATATTTTAattagtacactgaaaaaaaattatatttatttttctctatacagaaatatttcttttttaagttatattttttaattaaaaaatgtatattagtgtttactgtattataaataatgatttaaaataatatacaatatacgtTCTTTCAACCTGTCCTCTCATATGTTCAATACTTCTGCTTGCAGTGGTCATCCTCGTTATGCACTCGGTGTTGATTGGTGGAGGAACCCAGAAGCTGCTGTTGGAGACAGCTTATGACATGCAGATGACAGACGGCTCGCTGGTGTTTTTATCTTACGATACACTCTTTTACAGTCTGCCCTACCATCATGTAACCCAGCCTGCCCTGCGCCATAACAGCAAGCTGCTACGAGCCTATGATGCCGTGCTCACCATCACTATAGAGTCTCCACAGGAACAGTCTTTCTACCAAGCTTTTGAAAGGGCCCAGGAGCAAGGAGAGCTTCCCAGGAACCTTAGACCACAGCAGGTACAGCGATGGTTTAAATTGGGGCTTTAACACTAAGCTAATATCCTGTAGCTAATGTAAAACTTCACATCTCTTATAGGTGTCCCCATTGTTTGGGACCATCTACTCTTCCATTGTGTTCATGGCTCATGCTGTGCAAAGTGTCAGGGCTTCAGGTCAGTGGATGTCTGGGGGGAACATCGCCCAGAATGCCCGAAACCTGCTATCCAAAGGTTTTAGCCTACAAGCAAACTTCTCTGACTTTGGCACGCTGGACTACGTGGTGCTGGACACAGATGGCTTTTCTTGGGAGTTGCAACCTACACACCATATTGAGATGCAGACAGATATGGTGCGTTTTCTGGGATGGCCGATTCATTTCCCCCCAGCTGGACCACCAAAAACTGATTCCAGCTGCTGGTTTACACATGGGCTCATCTGCCgtggaggtgagtgtgtgtgtaaatgattcTTTGGTTTTTCATTCACATCGACatacatgcattttatgtatcaATTCCCCTCTGTGTTACAGGCGTGAATCTTTTACACATGGTTTTAATCTTCCTGTCTGGTTTTCTGTTCATCTTCTTCTCAATTGGCTGTTCTTACTGCATCAGGTACTCATTAAATTATAACCTAAATTTATCATAAGTTGTTCAAAGTGTGTAGACTACTACAGaaagtttaaatatttctaaatgttttgtaTAGGCGTAAAATTAGTAAGATCCGAATGGTGCGGGGTCCAAATAAGATTTTACTGACTTTAAATGATGTCACATTCATCAACCCATCCCTGAGCAATAAGGTCAGTAGCACAAGCAcatgtgcacacaaataaacattcatatactCGAATTATTAATACTTGTATCTGAAAAACAGAAGCTGAGCTTGGATGACAGCAAGGCCAGTGACTCAAGAATGAGCATTTCAGAGCGAAGCCTCAAGTCTCCATTGTCTATTCAGTCGCCAGCCACCTACGAAAATTCTAATGTTGTCATCTATGAGGTAAAAGAAAAACTCTCAATAGGTTATGTAAATTGACTGATTGAATTTAAAGGCTCATATTATGAAAAAatcgttttttgttttaaagaaactgTAGATTTaacaatcacaaacaaaaaatccCTTAAAAGTCCACTTACAGCATTTATGAAAATGAAGTTGCAAATATGATTTGTCACAATTAACTACATTTACATATCAgtgtttatttatacagtatagcacatttcatacacaatggtagcTCAGCATTCAACAGCATGACCCACCATGATAAACAACAGTGTTAACTATAATATCATTCAAAtttatggggtcagtaagaaagtAACTGATCATTTTAATAAGTAGTTAAGgcaaaaaaatgcagtaaatcgatcaaatgtgacagtaaagactgacattgttacatttagatttttaaatcatTGCTATTCTTTGCTATcctggaaaaaatgtatcactgtttccacaaaaatactaagtaaacATCGTGAAAAGATTAAGTTATGCAATATAAACTATTTAGATacattatttacacatatttaatgtaaatgactGTACATTTTCTCAAATGTTTCTCATTTTGCAGGGTGATTGGGCATGGCTCAAAAGGCTGCCATATGGAAATTTCCGGAGCATCACTCCTCATACCAGTGATGTGTTTGAACTGGTTAGTTTTGCCACTGATTTTTACATAGTAAAAATTTAAGAGTTTGTTTGTAGGACATTCTGTTTGTACGTTCTTTGttggtgattatttcttttatcatACAATTGCTCTGGATATTCCAGATGAAAGATATGAGGCACGAGAATGTGAACCCCTTTCTCGGCTTCTTCCATGACTGTGGAGTGTTTGCCATAGTAACAGAGTATTGTTCGCGCGGCAGCTTGGAAGATCTGTTGCTCAATGATGACGTCAAACTGGACTGGATGTTCAAGTCCTCTCTCATTCTAGACCTCATCAAGGTGCTCTTACTAGGAATGTGTTTGGttgaatgttaaattaattttaaaagcattgaAATACAGCGAGCACATGTTAATAATGACTTCTCAATTTATACCCAAACCATATGCCACAAAAAGAGACTTTATAAAcattaaagtcattaaaaacatgattcttattattatgtttatcaTTATAAGTTGTCTAGTATGTACGTTTATTGTCACATGAATGCATTTGCAGTTACACCACATGTAAGCTTAAGTGTGTTTCTGATTGGCATGCAGGGTATGAAATATCTTCACCACAGGAACATCTGTCATGGAAGGCTTAAATCCAGGAACTGTGTGGTCGATGGGCGTTTCGTGCTCAAAATCACAGACTACGGCTACAACGAGGTTTTGGAGGCTCAGAGATTTCCTTATGTTGAACCTCCAGCTGAAAGTAAGGTTTTATTGTGAGACTTTTCTTGTTATTGATCTCTTGCATAGGATCTTAAATTATTTGAACCCCTACAGCCCTTCTGTGGACCGCCCCTGAGATTCTGAGAGGACCCTACCCTGGTCTGTATGGCAGTCACCCTGGTGATGTGTACAGTTTCTCAATCATCATGCAAGAAGTGGTCATGCGAGGGCCTCCGTACTGCATGCTGGAGAACTCTTTTGATGGTAAAATCACATCACCCCACCATCTCTACCAgggcttttcaaacttttttatgacacagacatacagacattTTTGTTTCACATTGGTTTTCTCTGAACTTTTCTGTGTAGACCTCATCTATGCTGTTTGTATTGGTACACTGTTGTGTAGACGTAtcattacagtaattttacagtgtTTAAGTCTTTAATACATCTGGATCATAATAGAAATTGTCCAGAAGATCCGGAAGCCTCCTCCAATGTGCCGGCCCATTGTGTCCCCGGATCATGCTCCCATGGAGTGTATTCAGCTTATGAAGCAGTGCTGGAATGAACAGCCAGAGAAGAGACCCACATTTGATGAAATCTTTGACCAGGTGAACATTGACAACCCTGCCAAACCATCACCATAATGTCAGATTTCTGTGGTTGCCagaaaatcattgttatattGTTTCTAGTTTCTAGGGTCATTCATTTCATTAAGTGAAATAATATAGAGATGTACCAAAATCtgctttttactgtaaaatgtgctcataaccaccataataatacaGGTAGTAAAACAATAAGCCAAGTAATGAATCAGAGTTCAAGAAGTCTATAAAATATGTCTAATACTCATCAGGGTAACACACATAATGctacaataatgcaataaacatacaCTAAATAACATGTAACAAAAAgcattacattattaatgtacattactgataacaaaaaattAGAAGAAACAATTTCTGGGAAAgtccttttactgtttttcactggTAACAATAAAGTTAcctaatatgaaatatatattaatatgtattaaaccATATTATTAAACCATTTGTATATTTCACCATGTATGGGTAGGTAACTCATAGTTAAGcaattaagtttatttgtttattaattaacttattcattaattaatttgctgaagcatgttttttttttttagttaatagaGTAGTTAATGTTGTAAGACTGAAATTAAAACAGAGATTGATAATGTATAGGTCTCTGAATAACCAAGCAATGGTGACAAACTGTATGAGATCAGTCTGATTTTAGAGATTCTATTCTTATATTCTGTGCTGTTCTCCATCTCCTTATTCTCTCTACAGTTCAAGAATGTTAATAAAGGGAAAAAGACCAACATCATAGACTCCATGTTGCGAATGCTGGAGCAATATTCCTCCAACCTGGAGGAACTGATCAGGGAAAGGACAGAGGAGCTGGAAATAGAGAAACAAAAGACTGAGAAACTCCTCACACAAATGTTGCCCACGTAAGTGATAGATACACAGTTACAGCAATGACTTTACCACCACACTATGCACGGATGTGATATTTTTAaagtgtctttgtttttgttcatcCTCTCTAGGTCAGTGGCAGAGGCTCTGAAGCGGGGCACTACAGTCGAACCAGAGTATTTTGACAGTGTCAGTCTTTATTTCAGTGATATTGTTGGCTTCACCACAATCTCAGCCAACAGCGAGCCCATAGAAGTGGTCGACCTCCTCAATGACCTTTACACAACATTTGATGCTGTAATTGGCGATCATGACGTCTATAAGGTAACACTAAAAAAGTGATGTTAACATTTAttagctgtttttattatttgtaaccATAAAGCAAacttatttaaactgaactgaagatAATGTAAGCTTTCAGTTTAATAATGAATGTCACTTGTCTTCATTGCCTGCAGGTGGAGACCATTGGTGACGCATACATGGTAGCATCAGGTGTGCCCATGCCCAATGGGAACCGACATGCAGCCGAGATTGCAAACATGGCCCTGGACATCCTGAGTGCTGTTGGCACCTTCAAAATGAGACATATGCCTGATGTACCAGTCCGCATCCGAATAGGACTTCACACAGGTCAGGCTGATCCATCCCATTTggttgattaaatgtaaaaaaaattgtaaaaagttaCTTTATAAGTGTATACTTTCTTATTAGGTTCCTGTGTGGCCGGTGTTGTGGGGTTGACCATGCCACGGTACTGTCTGTTTGGGGACACGGTCACCACTGCTTCCAGAATGGAGTCTACAGGATTGCGTAAGCATGTGACAGTTTCACCATATACAGCTCTGTTTCTATATCTCAAAGAGGAATATGGAAAGATGCATGTCTCATTAAATTACAGCCATGCCAGGCAAGGAAATGGCtcttaatctgtgtgtgtgtgtgtgtgtgcgtgtgtgtgtttgtagcgTACAGAATCCATGTCCATTCCAGTACAGTGAAGGTCCTGATGGAGCTGAAATCGGGGTACAAAGTAGAGCTGAGAGCCAGAACAGAACTCAAGGTGAGCTTGTCTGAGATCATCTGTAGGACAACTAATCGTGATAGTAAGTAACTAATCGATTACATAAAATATCCAATGAGTGGCAAGATCAACAATGCAAATGATTACGTTCATGGGTTTAGATAGACAAGTCATCTGAAAGAACTCTATTTGGTCTGTCCTCTCATCCTCTCAACTCCACAGGGCAAAGGTGTAGAAGAAACCTACTGGCTCACCGGGAGAGATGGCTTCACCAAACCACTTCCCGTGCCGCCCGTACTCAAGTCAGGGTAAGGGGAGGCCTTTCCGCGGCCTGTGcctgcagtgtgtatgtgtgtgttttgtgtttatcttCTCCAATATATTTTTCAGGCAAATGGCTCATGGCTTGCAGATGGAGGAGATAGCCGCATACAAGAAGCGGAAAGCTGAAGCACAGCttgcaaagaagaaaaactgaGGTAATGTTATGCATGGAGAATGTATAACATTACTCAGTGTGGCACAGAGAGTTGGGGGAGGCGGGGCTAAAGAGTCAGCATGGGAAGCTGTTGCCAATTTTTCCCCATTTTGGTTGGGTTTCATTCTCCAACCATAAACAAGACTCAGTTCTTCTACTTTCAAGTATTGTTTCTCAGAGGATATTGCATTATCCTACTGTTTGATCTTTCTAGgaattttatttcaattctcTACATTACTGCAATTGTAAGTTTATACATTTGCACAtgaaatagactttttttttaccaggGTAACCGTTCAAccacaatgtgtgtgtgcatgatttGATGTCATAATTTATGGTAAATTTGTACAACCTCATAGATATTTTTGGACTTGAAGATGTGTGACTTGCCTAAGATAGTGGTTATAAAAGCTCTCTCCTTTCAGATCGGATGGCACTCCTCAGATTTGGATAGCCGGCTTTTCAAAATGGACCGTCGGCTATGTTTGGCATGCTGTTATGATTCTGTTTATGTGTTTTGTCATGCTCTGAATTTCTTGTTTGTTCTCATGTATCATGTCTTAACATAGAccaaaacaaactatatatatacagtatatatatatatatatatatatatatgtatatatatatattcacaagtTTTGTTTTCCCAAATgacataatgtaaatgttttacttaATCCAATACAGATTAGATATAACAGTTGAATACAGTTTCTTCTTTCTGTAATTTTTTGGATAGAAATGCATTTGTTGATGTGTTAGATCAACTAAAGCTGGTGTTCcttctttgtttttctgtcttaCAGATGCGAATCAAAAGATTTTAAGGTGATGCTTAAGAAGGCAGTGAGGAAGATCTCCACCGTGCGCCAGGTGGCTCAGATCACCCTAGCCGATGAGGGCAATGTCATGATACACCATCACTGATGAACTTTAACCTTTGCCTTTTTGACCCCACACCTGTACGCTGAATGAAATAGAACGTGGAGAAACAGAGGCTTGTTCCCAgcctgtttttcttttaaaagcacCTGAATGGGCAAGCTTTACCGAACAGGAACATCTCTTTGTCATTGTAGAAATTCAGAATTTTCGGTAGAAGATTTGCATACTGCAAATTTTCCATACTGAAACTACATGGCTTCTCATAAGCTTCTCATTTGGAGCCTTGGTGGTCCAGCTCACTCATCATGTTCATCATAAACATATACATCTGTCTGAGATGCCGCATATCTCTATTCTCTACATCCAGCACCTTTATGAAATGAACCAAAGTCTCACAAGGAGCTAAATTTACCCAATGGGAATCCATTACTCTACACGAGGGGCGTCAGGTCCAGCTCAAAGACTCAACACATACAGTGCATTCACATCATTCACTTGCAGAGTATCCCTCTTAGTAAACATGTTTGTGACTAAAGAAAATAGTGAATTTAATATCGCAAAAATAGTGAATTTAATAATGTGCAGCCAACATTAATATGGTGGTTAATATGGTGCATGTGGTTTTATGATGATCTTTAATTTTAGGTTTAGAGTTTAGTTTTACCATGGgattttagttgattttttttttctttttgtgaaaaaactGCTCATTGATGATCAGTTAGCATAATCAAAAATAGGATTACCATGAAAACCCAAAGAATATCAAAATATGTATTAGAATGCATTTTTGCAAT
Coding sequences:
- the gc2 gene encoding retinal guanylyl cyclase 2 isoform X2, with product MQRPSSAFHSLRPARATRGLQIPDQSTHKYTYLCLWPLLSTVSFLCLFPATFAATVRVGVVGPWSCDPLFTKAQPGVAAQLAVDHINRDPYLSQGITFDYVILEEDCETSQAFARFLGFYTRASGFIGPVNPGYCEAASLLGKSWNKAVFSWSCIGHELDDARSHPTFARTMPLPSLVLLRFMHHFRWAHVGIITSAEDAWFEAGLKLASALRSHGMPVSIVASVRNDHTSVRKTLARVKKVADLRLVILVMHSVLIGGGTQKLLLETAYDMQMTDGSLVFLSYDTLFYSLPYHHVTQPALRHNSKLLRAYDAVLTITIESPQEQSFYQAFERAQEQGELPRNLRPQQVSPLFGTIYSSIVFMAHAVQSVRASGQWMSGGNIAQNARNLLSKGFSLQANFSDFGTLDYVVLDTDGFSWELQPTHHIEMQTDMVRFLGWPIHFPPAGPPKTDSSCWFTHGLICRGGVNLLHMVLIFLSGFLFIFFSIGCSYCIRRKISKIRMVRGPNKILLTLNDVTFINPSLSNKKLSLDDSKASDSRMSISERSLKSPLSIQSPATYENSNVVIYEGDWAWLKRLPYGNFRSITPHTSDVFELMKDMRHENVNPFLGFFHDCGVFAIVTEYCSRGSLEDLLLNDDVKLDWMFKSSLILDLIKGMKYLHHRNICHGRLKSRNCVVDGRFVLKITDYGYNEVLEAQRFPYVEPPAETLLWTAPEILRGPYPGLYGSHPGDVYSFSIIMQEVVMRGPPYCMLENSFDEIVQKIRKPPPMCRPIVSPDHAPMECIQLMKQCWNEQPEKRPTFDEIFDQFKNVNKGKKTNIIDSMLRMLEQYSSNLEELIRERTEELEIEKQKTEKLLTQMLPTSVAEALKRGTTVEPEYFDSVSLYFSDIVGFTTISANSEPIEVVDLLNDLYTTFDAVIGDHDVYKVETIGDAYMVASGVPMPNGNRHAAEIANMALDILSAVGTFKMRHMPDVPVRIRIGLHTGSCVAGVVGLTMPRYCLFGDTVTTASRMESTGLPYRIHVHSSTVKVLMELKSGYKVELRARTELKGKGVEETYWLTGRDGFTKPLPVPPVLKSGQMAHGLQMEEIAAYKKRKAEAQLAKKKN
- the gc2 gene encoding retinal guanylyl cyclase 2 isoform X1: MQRPSSAFHSLRPARATRGLQIPDQSTHKYTYLCLWPLLSTVSFLCLFPATFAATVRVGVVGPWSCDPLFTKAQPGVAAQLAVDHINRDPYLSQGITFDYVILEEDCETSQAFARFLGFYTRASGFIGPVNPGYCEAASLLGKSWNKAVFSWSCIGHELDDARSHPTFARTMPLPSLVLLRFMHHFRWAHVGIITSAEDAWFEAGLKLASALRSHGMPVSIVASVRNDHTSVRKTLARVKKVADLRLVILVMHSVLIGGGTQKLLLETAYDMQMTDGSLVFLSYDTLFYSLPYHHVTQPALRHNSKLLRAYDAVLTITIESPQEQSFYQAFERAQEQGELPRNLRPQQVSPLFGTIYSSIVFMAHAVQSVRASGQWMSGGNIAQNARNLLSKGFSLQANFSDFGTLDYVVLDTDGFSWELQPTHHIEMQTDMVRFLGWPIHFPPAGPPKTDSSCWFTHGLICRGGVNLLHMVLIFLSGFLFIFFSIGCSYCIRRKISKIRMVRGPNKILLTLNDVTFINPSLSNKKLSLDDSKASDSRMSISERSLKSPLSIQSPATYENSNVVIYEGDWAWLKRLPYGNFRSITPHTSDVFELMKDMRHENVNPFLGFFHDCGVFAIVTEYCSRGSLEDLLLNDDVKLDWMFKSSLILDLIKGMKYLHHRNICHGRLKSRNCVVDGRFVLKITDYGYNEVLEAQRFPYVEPPAETLLWTAPEILRGPYPGLYGSHPGDVYSFSIIMQEVVMRGPPYCMLENSFDEIVQKIRKPPPMCRPIVSPDHAPMECIQLMKQCWNEQPEKRPTFDEIFDQFKNVNKGKKTNIIDSMLRMLEQYSSNLEELIRERTEELEIEKQKTEKLLTQMLPTSVAEALKRGTTVEPEYFDSVSLYFSDIVGFTTISANSEPIEVVDLLNDLYTTFDAVIGDHDVYKVETIGDAYMVASGVPMPNGNRHAAEIANMALDILSAVGTFKMRHMPDVPVRIRIGLHTGSCVAGVVGLTMPRYCLFGDTVTTASRMESTGLPYRIHVHSSTVKVLMELKSGYKVELRARTELKGKGVEETYWLTGRDGFTKPLPVPPVLKSGCESKDFKVMLKKAVRKISTVRQVAQITLADEGNVMIHHH